From a region of the bacterium genome:
- a CDS encoding MoxR family ATPase: MSQSLEALSQEVVQKRKQIDQALHEVEKVIVGQRYLIERLFMGLITGGHVLVEGVPGLAKTTAVKTAAQVIHASFKRIQFTPDLLPADILGTQIYNPKEQQFYIKKGPLFHQIILADEINRAPAKVQSALLEAMQERQVTIGDETFLLPDPFIVLATQNPIEQEGTYPLPEAQVDRFMLKLKVEYPTREEEALIMDRFSRPQSPVIDPVISPHDISEMKKTVGKIYIDPKINDYIIRLIFATREPKNLNLGLERLIQFGASPRASIFLNMAARAHAFLDGRAYVVPQDVKTMAYDVLRHRLLLTFEADAEMMTSDQVLEKILENVDVP; the protein is encoded by the coding sequence ATGAGCCAATCGTTAGAAGCGTTAAGCCAGGAAGTAGTACAAAAAAGAAAACAAATTGACCAAGCCTTGCACGAGGTTGAAAAGGTTATTGTAGGCCAGCGCTATCTTATTGAACGGCTCTTTATGGGCCTTATAACCGGTGGCCATGTGCTGGTAGAAGGCGTACCCGGACTTGCCAAAACAACGGCTGTTAAAACCGCAGCCCAGGTTATTCATGCAAGTTTTAAACGTATCCAATTTACACCCGATTTGCTTCCAGCCGATATTTTAGGAACTCAAATTTATAATCCCAAAGAGCAGCAATTTTATATTAAAAAGGGACCGCTCTTTCATCAAATTATTCTGGCCGACGAAATTAATCGTGCGCCTGCCAAAGTACAAAGTGCTCTTTTAGAGGCTATGCAAGAACGCCAGGTAACCATTGGCGACGAAACATTTTTATTACCCGATCCTTTTATTGTTTTAGCCACGCAAAATCCAATTGAACAAGAAGGTACTTATCCGCTTCCAGAAGCGCAGGTAGACCGCTTTATGCTAAAGCTTAAAGTAGAATATCCTACACGTGAAGAAGAGGCGCTAATTATGGACAGGTTTTCTCGACCACAAAGCCCTGTTATTGATCCTGTTATTTCTCCACATGATATTTCGGAAATGAAGAAAACAGTTGGGAAAATATATATAGATCCTAAAATAAACGATTACATTATTCGTCTTATTTTTGCCACGCGGGAACCTAAAAACTTAAATTTGGGATTAGAAAGACTCATTCAGTTTGGTGCTTCACCGCGTGCTTCTATCTTTTTAAATATGGCGGCACGTGCCCATGCATTTTTAGATGGCCGTGCTTATGTGGTGCCTCAAGATGTAAAAACCATGGCCTACGATGTATTGCGTCACCGCTTACTGTTAACATTTGAGGCCGATGCCGAAATGATGACAAGCGATCAAGTGTTGGAAAAAATTCTTGAAAATGTGGATGTACCCTAA
- the dnaK gene encoding molecular chaperone DnaK produces the protein MSKKSKVIGIDLGTTNSVVAVMEGSEPKIIPNQEGARTTPSVVAFTKDGEVLVGQAAKRQAITNPENTIYSIKRFMGRQFNEVGEESKMVPYKVETKGNNDVVVNITGKQYTPPEISAKVLQKLKSAAEDYLGEKVNDAVITVPAYFNDAQRQATKDAGKIAGLNVLRIVNEPTAASLAYGLDKKKDELIAVYDFGGGTFDISVLEVGENVVEVVATNGDTHLGGDNIDQLLINYLIAEFKKDQGIDVSKDKMVLQRLKEAAEKAKIELSSALETEINLPFLTADASGPKHLNIKMTRAKLESICESLILKSFEPVKKCLADAGKKPSDIVEVVLVGGQTRMPRIREEVKKFFGKEPHMGVNPDEVVAAGAAVQGGVLTGEVKDMLLLDVTPLSLGIETLGGVMTKLIERNTTIPTKKSQVFSTAADNQTSVEVHVLQGEREMAGGNRTLGRFHLDGIPSAPRGVPQVEVTFDIDANGIVHVSAKDKATGKEQKITITASSGLSEDEINRMVKDAKEHESEDKKKREEIETKNRADTMVHEVEKNLKEHKDKLGADDVKKIEDALEATKKAIESGDADSIKTNLDALQQASFKIGEIMYKQAADAEAKAPGDAANEPAAEGKKKDDDVVDAEFEESK, from the coding sequence ATGTCTAAAAAATCAAAAGTAATCGGTATCGATCTTGGAACAACCAATTCAGTAGTAGCCGTGATGGAAGGTTCTGAACCCAAAATTATCCCTAACCAGGAAGGCGCCCGTACCACCCCATCGGTTGTGGCCTTTACCAAAGACGGTGAAGTCTTGGTGGGTCAGGCGGCAAAGCGTCAGGCAATCACCAATCCCGAAAATACTATTTACTCCATTAAGCGCTTTATGGGCCGCCAGTTTAATGAAGTTGGCGAAGAAAGCAAAATGGTTCCCTATAAAGTAGAAACAAAGGGAAATAATGATGTAGTTGTGAATATTACCGGAAAGCAATATACCCCTCCCGAAATTTCGGCCAAAGTATTGCAAAAATTAAAGAGTGCCGCAGAAGATTATTTGGGCGAAAAGGTAAATGATGCCGTTATCACCGTACCCGCCTATTTCAATGATGCTCAACGTCAAGCCACAAAAGACGCTGGTAAAATTGCCGGTCTTAATGTGTTGCGTATTGTCAATGAACCTACCGCCGCTTCCCTTGCCTATGGTTTAGATAAAAAGAAAGATGAACTCATTGCCGTATACGATTTTGGTGGTGGTACCTTTGATATATCGGTGCTGGAAGTAGGCGAAAACGTGGTTGAAGTGGTTGCCACCAACGGCGATACACATTTGGGTGGTGATAATATTGACCAATTGCTGATTAACTATCTTATTGCCGAATTCAAAAAAGATCAGGGTATTGATGTTTCTAAAGATAAAATGGTGCTTCAACGTCTTAAAGAAGCTGCCGAAAAAGCCAAAATTGAGCTCTCCAGCGCTCTAGAAACCGAAATTAACCTGCCCTTCTTAACTGCCGATGCCAGTGGCCCCAAGCACTTAAACATTAAAATGACCCGCGCAAAGCTTGAAAGCATTTGCGAAAGCCTCATCCTTAAGTCGTTTGAACCTGTTAAAAAATGTTTGGCTGATGCCGGCAAAAAACCTTCCGACATTGTAGAAGTGGTTTTAGTGGGTGGTCAAACACGCATGCCGCGTATTCGCGAAGAAGTGAAAAAGTTTTTTGGGAAAGAACCCCACATGGGCGTAAACCCCGACGAAGTAGTAGCTGCCGGTGCTGCCGTACAAGGCGGTGTATTAACAGGCGAAGTGAAAGACATGCTTCTGCTAGACGTTACCCCGCTTTCTTTAGGTATTGAAACCTTGGGTGGCGTGATGACTAAGCTGATTGAACGCAACACCACCATCCCTACTAAAAAGTCGCAGGTTTTTTCTACCGCGGCCGATAACCAAACTAGCGTAGAAGTGCATGTATTGCAGGGCGAACGCGAAATGGCCGGTGGTAACCGCACCTTGGGCCGCTTCCATTTAGATGGTATTCCCTCGGCTCCTCGTGGTGTGCCTCAGGTAGAAGTTACTTTTGATATTGATGCCAACGGTATTGTGCACGTGAGCGCTAAAGATAAAGCCACTGGTAAAGAACAAAAAATAACCATCACGGCCTCCTCCGGTTTATCGGAAGATGAAATTAACCGCATGGTGAAAGATGCCAAAGAGCATGAAAGCGAAGATAAAAAGAAACGTGAAGAAATTGAAACAAAAAACCGTGCTGATACCATGGTGCATGAGGTTGAAAAAAATCTAAAGGAACACAAAGATAAACTGGGTGCCGACGATGTAAAAAAGATCGAAGACGCCTTAGAAGCCACCAAAAAAGCCATCGAAAGTGGCGATGCCGACAGCATTAAAACCAATTTGGATGCTCTACAGCAAGCCAGCTTTAAAATTGGTGAGATCATGTACAAGCAAGCCGCTGATGCCGAAGCTAAAGCCCCTGGCGATGCCGCCAACGAACCGGCTGCCGAAGGCAAAAAGAAAGATGATGATGTGGTAGATGCAGAGTTCGAGGAATCGAAATAA
- a CDS encoding nucleotidyltransferase domain-containing protein — MQQAKIVIFGSRVNGPVKPHSDLDIAVDAGKPLTLKEHSALKDAFEASNLLIRVDVIDLNSITSEFKRLVLETGEKIEF, encoded by the coding sequence GTGCAACAAGCGAAAATTGTTATTTTTGGCTCCCGTGTGAACGGACCTGTGAAGCCTCACTCCGACTTGGATATTGCCGTGGATGCGGGGAAACCTCTTACTCTCAAAGAACACTCTGCCTTAAAGGATGCCTTTGAAGCATCCAATCTCCTTATCCGTGTGGATGTAATAGATTTGAACAGCATTACATCGGAATTTAAAAGGCTTGTCCTGGAAACTGGTGAGAAAATAGAGTTTTAA
- a CDS encoding HigA family addiction module antidote protein, whose protein sequence is MLMIPKFRRPTHPGEIIKEMYLKPLGITQEKFAKALGISRPRANELVNTWRSVTPDTAIRLSKAFKTSPEYWLNMQAAVDLFDAQKRHRYKNIRPLLAA, encoded by the coding sequence ATACTTATGATCCCTAAATTCAGAAGGCCCACACATCCGGGAGAAATCATCAAAGAGATGTATTTAAAACCTCTAGGTATTACGCAGGAAAAATTTGCCAAAGCCTTGGGAATCTCCAGGCCACGGGCCAATGAGCTGGTTAATACCTGGCGCTCTGTTACCCCCGATACGGCCATCCGTTTAAGCAAAGCTTTTAAAACCTCACCTGAATATTGGCTGAACATGCAAGCCGCCGTGGATCTTTTTGATGCTCAAAAACGGCATCGTTATAAAAATATTCGCCCGTTATTAGCCGCCTAA
- a CDS encoding single-stranded DNA-binding protein produces the protein MQTLLDISQKLSKQVGKLTFSSPVTHVYNPLDYAWESYAQYLQKYARENVPYILLGMNPGPWGMAQNGVPFGEMDLVKNWLKINAAVGKPKDEHPKRPIEGFSCQRSEVSGKRLWGWAKERYKTPDKFFSRFFVVNYCPLVFMEASAKNRTPNQLPASEREALLELCDEALREQIRFLKPKAVIGVGQFAHQRAEASLKNTGISTFSICHPSPASPKANKGWAKIIEKEMSGFGIAF, from the coding sequence ATGCAAACTCTCCTCGATATTTCCCAAAAACTTTCCAAACAAGTTGGTAAACTCACGTTTTCCTCTCCGGTGACGCATGTGTATAACCCATTGGATTATGCGTGGGAGTCGTATGCCCAGTATCTTCAAAAATACGCGCGTGAAAATGTGCCCTATATTTTATTGGGGATGAACCCAGGGCCGTGGGGTATGGCGCAGAATGGGGTTCCGTTTGGAGAAATGGATTTGGTTAAAAATTGGCTTAAAATAAACGCTGCTGTAGGAAAACCCAAAGATGAGCATCCCAAAAGACCTATCGAAGGTTTTAGTTGTCAACGTTCCGAAGTGAGTGGCAAGCGTTTATGGGGTTGGGCCAAAGAGCGCTACAAAACGCCTGATAAATTTTTTTCGCGTTTTTTCGTTGTTAATTATTGCCCCCTCGTTTTTATGGAAGCCTCTGCTAAAAACAGAACCCCTAATCAACTGCCTGCTTCCGAAAGAGAGGCTCTTCTCGAATTGTGTGACGAAGCCTTAAGAGAGCAAATTCGTTTTTTAAAACCCAAAGCGGTGATTGGTGTGGGACAGTTTGCTCATCAAAGAGCCGAGGCTAGCCTTAAAAATACGGGTATTTCCACCTTCAGTATTTGTCATCCCTCCCCTGCTTCGCCCAAAGCCAATAAAGGTTGGGCCAAAATTATTGAAAAAGAGATGAGTGGGTTTGGAATTGCGTTTTAA
- the dnaJ gene encoding molecular chaperone DnaJ: MKRDYYEILGITRTVQEIEIKKAYRQKAMEFHPDKNPGNKEAEEKFKEASEAYEVLSDPQKRQIYDQYGHNGLSGTGFHGFSGVDDIFSSFGDIFEDFFGARGGRQGGNRTRARRGADVRYDMEIEFLEACFGTEKNINLSKSITCIECEGNGSEKGTSPELCRQCGGAGQVRHSQGFFTISSTCPACRGEGTRITHPCKECRGAGAIKQSKKLNIKIPAGIDNGIRLMVHGEGEAGEKGGPPGDLYVFVQVKEHDTFEREENNIYSSLSIDMALAALGTTLTVPTIHGEEEVTIPPGTQPGTQITLTHKGVADLRSKKMGDHVLKIDVSIPKKLTAEQKNILQEFAKTTGSSLEKAPETGKKKKKGLFS, from the coding sequence ATGAAACGTGATTATTACGAAATTTTAGGCATTACTCGAACTGTACAGGAAATTGAAATTAAAAAAGCTTATCGCCAAAAAGCGATGGAGTTTCATCCCGATAAAAATCCTGGAAATAAAGAAGCAGAAGAAAAATTTAAAGAAGCCTCCGAAGCTTACGAAGTGCTATCAGACCCTCAAAAACGGCAAATTTACGACCAATACGGCCATAACGGATTGAGTGGTACCGGTTTTCATGGCTTTTCGGGTGTAGACGATATTTTTAGCTCGTTTGGAGATATTTTTGAAGATTTTTTTGGTGCTCGTGGAGGGCGTCAGGGTGGCAATAGAACCAGAGCGCGTCGTGGTGCCGATGTACGCTACGACATGGAGATTGAATTTTTAGAAGCCTGTTTTGGTACCGAAAAGAATATCAATCTCTCGAAAAGCATTACCTGTATTGAATGTGAGGGCAATGGTTCCGAAAAAGGCACCTCGCCCGAATTATGTCGTCAATGTGGTGGTGCTGGGCAAGTACGGCACTCACAAGGTTTTTTTACGATTAGCTCCACATGCCCGGCCTGCAGAGGCGAAGGTACCCGCATTACACATCCCTGTAAAGAATGTCGCGGAGCAGGAGCAATCAAGCAATCCAAAAAGCTCAATATTAAAATTCCGGCCGGCATCGATAATGGGATACGTTTAATGGTTCATGGAGAAGGCGAGGCTGGTGAAAAGGGTGGGCCTCCGGGTGACTTATATGTTTTTGTACAGGTAAAAGAGCACGATACGTTTGAACGGGAAGAAAATAACATTTACAGCTCTCTGTCTATAGATATGGCTTTGGCAGCCCTTGGCACTACCCTTACAGTTCCTACAATTCATGGAGAGGAAGAAGTTACAATTCCGCCAGGCACTCAGCCTGGAACCCAAATTACTTTAACCCATAAAGGCGTAGCCGATTTACGTTCCAAAAAAATGGGCGATCATGTTTTAAAAATTGATGTGAGTATTCCCAAAAAATTAACAGCAGAACAAAAAAACATTCTTCAGGAATTCGCGAAAACAACCGGATCTTCTTTGGAGAAAGCACCTGAGACGGGCAAAAAAAAGAAGAAGGGATTGTTTTCATGA
- a CDS encoding type II toxin-antitoxin system RelE/ParE family toxin has translation MIVSFKHGGLEDLFHKGRSKRIDHKLVKRICYLLDILSAATRPEDMRSTPGIHLHRLKGMRKNEWAISVNGPWRITFEFKEGHAHSVNLEQYH, from the coding sequence GTGATTGTTTCTTTTAAACATGGCGGGTTGGAAGATTTGTTTCATAAAGGACGTTCCAAGCGGATTGATCATAAACTTGTAAAACGTATTTGTTATTTGCTTGATATTCTGTCTGCTGCAACAAGGCCAGAAGACATGCGTTCTACTCCTGGTATTCATCTGCATCGTCTTAAAGGCATGCGGAAAAATGAATGGGCTATTTCGGTTAATGGGCCATGGAGGATCACGTTTGAATTTAAAGAAGGCCATGCCCACAGTGTTAATTTGGAACAATATCATTAA